From a single Lactococcus carnosus genomic region:
- a CDS encoding ATP-binding cassette domain-containing protein produces MLKLSSYVPKAIKIKLFIINVLVILSFACTPFISKMMIDNLQNHSGRQLIQIAGLQLVVFIASQLIFYFEDVVKGDYDQIVWESVFNRLNRKLRYFNTKQTVLTENKLQSQITTNFQLIQDFFYYHPMKIVLSTIRIGVVASIILYYSVISGILLLLFIPFFLIISNIFRKKITILGQKAIETQNQLRYYLLDIFKHHQSERFRNTSIFQPSSQLLLKFRKSKKHATRTTAAFQNFMMYAFLNLLILGTFFISSYQVLNGKMTFGTLFALQLYVSNLWSPSEYLLDTIKDYFSIKEIISEFDGLLQMDEVSYQNEKINCIQLSNVTLFNDAGRKITEIHKFDFVPNVLNLITGENGSGKTLLVKSILGIYCNYSGTITVPYHGENQNFEFLPATFDNSLFFEQPISATASYGQIKWHQLTQLEDKSVYIFDEPTNFLDKDNKEKVYKLIKALIVQEKIVIVISHDPGFLVFNQVNQLILN; encoded by the coding sequence ATGCTAAAATTATCAAGTTATGTACCTAAAGCAATAAAAATTAAACTGTTTATCATTAATGTATTAGTCATTTTATCCTTTGCATGCACGCCTTTTATATCAAAAATGATGATTGATAATCTTCAAAATCATTCTGGCAGACAACTGATTCAGATTGCAGGACTTCAATTGGTGGTATTTATAGCGAGTCAACTTATTTTTTATTTTGAAGATGTCGTTAAAGGAGATTATGATCAGATTGTTTGGGAATCGGTTTTCAATCGTTTGAATAGAAAATTGAGATATTTCAATACAAAACAAACCGTATTAACTGAAAATAAATTACAATCACAAATTACTACTAATTTTCAGCTTATTCAGGACTTTTTTTATTATCACCCGATGAAAATTGTACTTAGCACCATTAGAATCGGGGTAGTAGCTAGTATTATATTGTATTATTCAGTAATATCGGGTATTTTACTGCTGTTATTTATTCCTTTCTTTTTGATTATCTCTAACATTTTCCGGAAAAAAATTACGATATTAGGGCAAAAGGCGATTGAGACACAGAATCAATTGCGGTATTATTTATTAGACATTTTCAAGCATCATCAAAGTGAACGTTTTAGAAATACCTCTATATTTCAGCCAAGTAGTCAACTGCTTTTGAAGTTCCGAAAATCGAAAAAACATGCTACTCGAACGACTGCTGCCTTTCAAAATTTTATGATGTATGCTTTTTTAAATTTATTGATACTAGGCACTTTTTTTATTTCTTCTTATCAGGTTTTAAATGGGAAAATGACCTTTGGAACGTTATTTGCTTTACAGCTTTATGTGTCCAACCTCTGGAGTCCGAGCGAGTATTTATTAGATACGATTAAAGATTACTTTTCAATTAAAGAGATTATTTCAGAATTTGATGGTTTGTTGCAGATGGATGAAGTGAGCTATCAAAATGAAAAAATTAATTGTATTCAGTTATCAAATGTAACGCTTTTTAATGATGCTGGGCGGAAGATAACGGAAATTCATAAATTTGATTTTGTACCAAATGTACTGAATTTGATTACAGGTGAAAATGGTAGCGGTAAAACCTTACTGGTGAAATCTATTTTAGGAATTTATTGCAACTACTCAGGTACAATCACAGTACCTTATCACGGTGAAAATCAAAACTTTGAATTTTTACCAGCTACATTTGACAATAGTTTATTTTTTGAACAGCCTATTTCAGCGACTGCTTCTTACGGTCAGATTAAATGGCATCAATTAACGCAGCTTGAAGATAAATCTGTTTACATATTTGATGAGCCAACAAATTTTTTAGATAAAGATAATAAAGAAAAAGTCTATAAGTTAATTAAAGCGTTGATTGTGCAAGAAAAGATTGTGATAGTGATTTCTCATGATCCTGGATTCCTTGTTTTTAATCAGGTAAATCAGCTTATTCTGAATTAA
- a CDS encoding FusB/FusC family EF-G-binding protein, whose translation MYKRPTILITSSDFNRIRHLTFALINAYHSVNSVETQEALYAQISDEMYQLSETLAPFIRDIKSPTLTKEGAEKLLASVKAEVVPFEFPTKAVIQKLFKKVKKLKVPEVDHLELRDYTYFAWNDLASHRKYMLVSHAGQTMGIYGTIGTDTKKNTCAICSQTSQVVQFMALTKSNVDGTYTKNGNYICLDSDGFNHQMHHVRGLANFVSTVLPK comes from the coding sequence ATTTACAAAAGGCCTACCATTCTGATCACGTCATCTGACTTTAACCGGATTCGTCATCTCACCTTTGCGTTAATTAATGCCTATCATTCAGTAAATTCAGTCGAGACGCAAGAGGCACTCTACGCACAAATTTCGGACGAGATGTATCAATTATCAGAGACGCTTGCACCATTTATCCGTGATATCAAGTCGCCAACTTTGACAAAAGAGGGTGCAGAAAAATTATTGGCATCAGTTAAGGCTGAGGTCGTCCCATTTGAGTTTCCGACAAAGGCAGTGATCCAAAAGCTGTTTAAGAAAGTCAAGAAACTAAAAGTACCTGAGGTTGATCATCTTGAGTTAAGGGATTACACTTATTTTGCTTGGAACGATTTAGCCAGTCATCGTAAATATATGCTGGTGAGCCATGCGGGTCAGACGATGGGGATTTACGGTACCATCGGTACAGACACGAAAAAGAATACCTGTGCCATCTGCTCTCAGACGTCACAAGTGGTCCAGTTCATGGCTTTGACCAAGTCAAACGTGGATGGCACCTATACAAAAAATGGCAATTATATCTGCTTAGATAGTGATGGCTTTAACCATCAGATGCACCATGTGCGAGGTCTCGCAAACTTTGTATCGACAGTCTTGCCCAAATAA
- a CDS encoding YbaB/EbfC family nucleoid-associated protein, with product MMNMQKMMKQAQDLQKNMKVAQADIEATTFYGASAQDLVKVAFTGDRKMTNIDIATDLIDPEDPETLSDMIAQAVNSALVDIDKTTEQKLGKFTKGLPF from the coding sequence ATGATGAACATGCAAAAAATGATGAAACAAGCCCAAGATTTACAAAAAAATATGAAGGTTGCGCAAGCTGATATCGAAGCGACGACTTTTTATGGGGCATCAGCACAAGACTTGGTAAAAGTTGCTTTCACAGGTGATCGCAAGATGACAAACATTGATATTGCGACAGACTTGATTGATCCAGAAGATCCAGAAACTTTGTCAGATATGATTGCACAAGCTGTCAACAGTGCCTTGGTTGATATCGATAAGACAACAGAACAAAAACTTGGCAAATTTACAAAAGGCCTACCATTCTGA
- a CDS encoding rhodanese-like domain-containing protein → MKLEKIKLLETLLSLYINHTEIVDDMAKTDPTYVVLDVRNAPDFVKKDQIKGAVAIPAKILASKVDSLDKRKTYVVYDWTAGTTLGKEALHILLSAGFEAYELSCALEGWKGMNLPIEQIVQ, encoded by the coding sequence ATGAAATTAGAGAAAATAAAATTATTAGAAACTTTGCTTAGTTTATATATCAATCATACAGAAATTGTTGATGATATGGCTAAAACAGATCCAACGTATGTTGTATTGGATGTTAGAAATGCACCAGATTTTGTAAAGAAAGATCAAATAAAAGGCGCAGTAGCAATCCCTGCAAAAATATTAGCAAGTAAAGTTGACAGTTTGGATAAGCGTAAGACCTATGTTGTCTATGACTGGACGGCAGGTACGACTTTAGGAAAAGAAGCCTTACATATCCTATTGTCCGCAGGGTTTGAAGCATATGAACTCTCTTGTGCATTAGAAGGATGGAAGGGCATGAACTTGCCTATAGAGCAAATTGTTCAGTAA
- a CDS encoding MarR family winged helix-turn-helix transcriptional regulator produces the protein MLEKYQFVDRPNQARIKATSEEYYDIDENLVLNFLDFQWTYREMQKQYDILFDSFGLTESRFLILMFLKRANGNMLLPSQISEKLGASRPTVSKLLKAMVQKGLVEKYESEKDGRSSYFKMTTMGGDVLKTFMPHNFEAVKIIFGQLSKADHDTLKRLLAAINLGTETLRKAGTNL, from the coding sequence ATGTTGGAAAAATACCAATTTGTGGATAGACCTAATCAGGCAAGAATTAAGGCGACTTCGGAAGAATATTATGATATTGATGAAAATTTAGTTTTGAATTTTTTAGATTTTCAATGGACATATAGAGAAATGCAAAAACAGTATGATATCTTATTTGATAGCTTTGGGTTAACAGAATCTAGATTTCTCATCTTGATGTTTTTGAAAAGAGCAAATGGCAATATGTTATTGCCTTCTCAGATATCGGAAAAGCTTGGTGCATCAAGGCCAACAGTAAGTAAACTACTAAAAGCGATGGTACAAAAAGGACTAGTCGAAAAATACGAATCAGAAAAAGATGGTCGGTCATCTTATTTTAAAATGACAACTATGGGGGGAGATGTTTTAAAAACATTTATGCCTCACAATTTTGAAGCTGTAAAAATTATTTTTGGTCAGCTCAGTAAAGCAGATCATGATACCTTAAAAAGACTGCTCGCAGCAATTAATTTGGGAACTGAAACGTTACGGAAAGCAGGCACTAACTTATGA
- a CDS encoding amino acid permease yields the protein MADKDNQFMRKMSSKHLVTLSLGGVIGTGIFLSSGYLIQEAGAIGTIIAYVVGGFLATLVMMCLGELSVYHPNTASLHLYASKYIHPSLGFTVAWLYWLTWTVALGSQFITMGVCLQKWFPQTPIWVWCAVFSVLILLLNMLDIKIFSVSEFWMSLTKIVALGIFIILGAMAITGLLPSHASSAPLFTNLVSNRVFPHGVGAVFIVLLSANFAFSGTELIGVAAGETSNPEKNIPKAIKSTLFLLITLFIGTIVVIGALIPGSSKILTESPFVSILQNIGIPYASDIMNFIIFIAILSGANSGLYAASRMLWSLSEDGTLPKVFSKLSKNGLPIYGLLLTLAGGLLSLFSSIYAESTVYLALVSISGFAVVAVWLSIGISQLRFRKVFLASHPLSDLTYRTPGYPVVPWLVIILCVVSMIGIYFDPNQRIALYFGIPFTLVSIIVYQVFYRRRTHDISTLAD from the coding sequence ATGGCAGACAAAGACAATCAATTCATGCGAAAAATGAGCAGTAAACACTTGGTAACACTCTCCTTAGGGGGCGTTATCGGCACAGGTATCTTTTTAAGTTCAGGCTATCTGATACAAGAAGCAGGTGCTATCGGGACAATCATCGCCTATGTGGTAGGCGGGTTTCTTGCGACACTGGTTATGATGTGTTTGGGTGAATTATCAGTTTATCACCCGAATACTGCATCTCTCCATCTTTATGCTTCAAAGTATATCCATCCTAGCTTAGGCTTCACCGTTGCTTGGCTATACTGGCTAACCTGGACAGTGGCGCTCGGCTCACAGTTTATCACTATGGGCGTTTGTCTCCAAAAATGGTTCCCCCAAACACCAATTTGGGTGTGGTGTGCCGTCTTCTCAGTTTTAATCTTACTACTCAATATGCTAGATATTAAAATTTTTTCAGTGAGTGAATTTTGGATGTCGCTGACAAAAATCGTAGCACTCGGTATTTTTATTATTTTAGGGGCTATGGCTATTACAGGATTGCTACCTAGTCATGCAAGTAGTGCACCCTTATTTACCAACTTGGTTTCAAATAGGGTCTTCCCACACGGAGTTGGTGCTGTCTTTATCGTCCTCCTCTCCGCCAACTTTGCTTTTAGTGGAACCGAGCTAATCGGTGTTGCTGCTGGTGAAACGAGCAACCCTGAAAAAAACATCCCTAAAGCCATCAAAAGTACGCTATTTTTATTAATCACACTATTTATTGGGACGATCGTTGTCATTGGTGCTTTAATTCCAGGCTCATCAAAGATTTTAACAGAGAGTCCATTTGTTTCTATTTTACAAAATATCGGTATTCCCTATGCAAGTGACATCATGAATTTCATCATTTTCATCGCCATCCTTTCTGGTGCTAACTCTGGTTTGTATGCAGCCAGTCGGATGCTCTGGTCACTTTCCGAAGATGGTACCCTACCCAAAGTTTTTTCTAAATTATCGAAAAACGGCTTACCAATCTATGGCTTGCTCTTAACCTTAGCGGGTGGTCTCCTCTCTTTATTTTCTAGTATTTACGCTGAAAGTACCGTCTATTTAGCGCTCGTCTCTATCTCAGGTTTTGCTGTTGTCGCAGTTTGGTTGTCTATCGGTATCAGTCAACTAAGATTTAGGAAAGTCTTTCTGGCGTCCCATCCTTTGTCTGACTTAACCTATCGCACACCAGGTTATCCAGTCGTCCCTTGGCTAGTGATTATTTTATGCGTGGTTTCCATGATAGGGATCTATTTTGACCCCAACCAGCGAATCGCCCTCTACTTCGGTATTCCCTTTACCCTAGTTTCAATCATCGTCTATCAAGTATTTTATAGAAGGAGAACACATGACATTTCAACACTGGCTGACTGA
- the mmuM gene encoding homocysteine S-methyltransferase → MTFQHWLTEQEVVIIDGSMSRLLEEQALEINHKLWTALALIEAPEAIFNVHKRYFDAGANIAITASYQATGKSFSELGYSEADAISFIKSSVTLAKEARAASKSPQTKWIAGSVGPYGAYLSDGSEYTGHYQIADAELYTFHAGRIKALIEAGADILAIETIPRLDELQVILSIIATFDFPVMVSVSLKDTEHLPSGDSLDAFQTLVEQDKHVVAYGINCVAPQSVAATIEHLAAHATKPLLAYPNSGAIFDPISKTWSEDLSTKEIFSVDAKAWHQKGATLIGGCCCSSDSDITLLAQTLKR, encoded by the coding sequence ATGACATTTCAACACTGGCTGACTGAGCAAGAGGTCGTTATTATCGATGGCTCAATGTCAAGGCTCCTTGAGGAACAAGCACTTGAGATTAACCATAAATTATGGACAGCACTGGCATTAATTGAGGCACCAGAGGCCATCTTTAACGTCCACAAACGCTATTTTGATGCAGGTGCTAATATCGCCATCACGGCAAGTTATCAAGCAACTGGAAAAAGTTTTTCTGAGTTAGGCTACTCTGAAGCAGATGCCATCTCATTCATCAAAAGTAGTGTGACCCTAGCCAAAGAAGCTAGAGCAGCATCAAAAAGCCCACAAACCAAATGGATTGCGGGATCAGTCGGACCATATGGTGCCTATCTATCAGACGGCTCTGAATATACAGGTCATTATCAGATAGCTGATGCTGAGCTATACACTTTTCATGCAGGTAGAATCAAGGCCTTAATCGAGGCAGGTGCTGATATCTTAGCGATTGAGACGATACCAAGATTAGATGAATTACAGGTCATCTTATCAATCATCGCTACTTTTGATTTTCCAGTCATGGTCAGTGTTTCCTTGAAAGATACAGAGCATTTGCCAAGTGGGGACAGTCTTGATGCTTTCCAAACACTTGTCGAACAGGACAAGCACGTCGTCGCCTACGGTATTAACTGTGTAGCTCCACAGTCAGTTGCAGCTACCATTGAACACCTAGCAGCCCATGCAACAAAACCCTTGCTAGCCTATCCAAATTCTGGTGCTATTTTTGATCCCATCAGCAAAACATGGTCAGAAGACTTGAGCACAAAAGAGATATTTTCTGTAGATGCAAAAGCATGGCACCAAAAAGGGGCGACATTAATCGGTGGCTGTTGCTGTTCTTCTGACAGTGACATCACCTTATTAGCACAGACACTCAAGCGATAA
- a CDS encoding LysR family transcriptional regulator has translation MFKYLETFKVVYETKHFSKAAELLFIAQPTVSAQIKQLEADLGVALFIRNGRQEIETTPQGDLLYQKSVNLLDEWRELKLDLQHEKNQMTHCIIGASHTYSIYVLPDLIIQLKQAFPKLSITIKLMNSLAVIEALNKHEIDFGFIEKPLSMKDMHRFPLVKDQLVIVGNPEIGPWLVREETSGVYYYTQRYIEEHDIKQEQVSVHNNEIIVALLKKGYGCSIISERAAQGLDYKRLSEKYQRHFYLMTRDQEPRGELSKLVTWIRRQAKDASSN, from the coding sequence GTGTTTAAGTATCTAGAAACCTTTAAAGTTGTGTATGAAACCAAGCATTTTTCTAAAGCAGCTGAGTTGCTCTTTATTGCCCAACCAACGGTCTCTGCCCAGATCAAGCAGCTTGAAGCTGATTTAGGGGTCGCCTTATTTATCAGAAATGGTCGTCAAGAGATTGAGACGACGCCACAAGGGGACTTGCTTTATCAAAAGTCGGTCAATCTGTTAGATGAGTGGCGGGAGTTGAAGTTGGATTTACAGCATGAAAAAAACCAGATGACACATTGTATCATTGGCGCTTCTCATACTTATTCAATTTATGTGTTGCCAGATTTGATTATCCAACTTAAGCAAGCATTCCCTAAACTATCTATTACGATAAAACTGATGAACTCCTTGGCTGTCATAGAAGCGTTAAACAAACATGAGATTGATTTTGGCTTTATCGAGAAACCCTTGTCGATGAAAGATATGCACCGTTTCCCACTGGTCAAGGACCAACTTGTTATCGTTGGCAACCCTGAAATCGGCCCCTGGCTGGTCAGAGAAGAGACATCAGGTGTCTATTATTATACCCAACGCTATATAGAAGAACATGATATCAAGCAAGAACAGGTATCAGTTCATAATAATGAAATTATTGTTGCCTTGTTAAAAAAGGGGTATGGCTGTTCGATTATTTCTGAGAGAGCTGCCCAAGGCCTTGATTATAAGCGTTTATCTGAAAAATATCAACGCCATTTCTATCTCATGACACGGGATCAGGAGCCTAGAGGTGAGCTGTCTAAACTTGTGACATGGATTCGACGTCAAGCAAAGGATGCTAGTTCAAATTAG
- a CDS encoding YeiH family protein: MINQLIQKNKAILPGLGLSIIVAIIGKLCALALPSLGGATLAILLGIVLGNTLFKQAYLADGTKFSESKLLECSVVLLGFTVTFQTISRLGLNGLGFIIVMMTVVIISAMFIGKKLGFSENVGILMASGNAVCGSSAIGAVAPTIGADDDEKGQVITLVNLLGTVMMLTLPFISTILFGHSLLAHSALLGGTLQSVGQVVAGASLLNQETVQYAMLFKITRILFLVVVVFIFQKRHKKRSDSTVSKKRSFPIPWYVLAFLLICILNSSVSLPKPFSDSAHFISTWFETIALAAIGLRLDLKKFIKEGPRFLIYGLSVGTVQTLAAIALIIIFKIN; the protein is encoded by the coding sequence ATGATTAATCAACTCATTCAAAAAAACAAGGCAATTTTGCCAGGACTTGGCTTATCCATCATTGTTGCGATTATCGGAAAATTATGTGCACTTGCTTTACCCAGCTTAGGTGGTGCGACACTTGCTATTTTACTGGGGATTGTTTTGGGTAATACACTTTTCAAGCAAGCCTATTTAGCAGATGGGACTAAGTTTTCCGAAAGTAAGTTACTGGAGTGTTCAGTCGTCTTACTAGGCTTTACTGTCACCTTTCAAACCATCAGTCGACTAGGGTTAAATGGGTTAGGTTTTATCATCGTTATGATGACAGTCGTCATTATTTCAGCCATGTTTATCGGCAAAAAACTCGGATTTTCAGAAAATGTCGGTATTTTGATGGCCAGCGGCAATGCTGTTTGCGGCTCATCTGCTATTGGGGCTGTTGCACCAACTATTGGCGCTGATGATGACGAAAAAGGCCAGGTCATCACACTGGTTAATTTATTAGGGACAGTCATGATGCTCACCTTGCCATTCATTAGTACCATCCTATTTGGTCATAGTTTATTAGCTCATAGCGCACTATTAGGGGGGACACTCCAATCTGTCGGACAGGTCGTCGCAGGCGCTAGCCTACTTAATCAGGAAACAGTTCAGTATGCCATGCTCTTCAAAATAACTCGGATTTTATTTTTAGTCGTGGTCGTCTTTATCTTTCAGAAACGTCATAAAAAGCGCTCAGATAGTACTGTTAGTAAAAAACGGTCATTTCCTATCCCCTGGTACGTGCTTGCTTTCTTGCTCATTTGTATCTTAAACAGCTCTGTCAGTCTACCAAAACCTTTCAGCGATAGCGCACACTTTATCAGCACGTGGTTTGAAACAATCGCTCTTGCTGCGATCGGCTTACGACTTGATTTGAAGAAATTCATCAAAGAAGGCCCTAGATTTCTAATTTACGGCTTATCAGTTGGGACTGTTCAAACACTAGCTGCTATCGCCTTGATTATCATTTTTAAAATCAACTAA
- a CDS encoding dihydrofolate reductase family protein translates to MCVFFYGCISLDGYLADKNHQLDWLYQTGSVEVTDYDVFYNQMDIVIMGKKTFNAIKDLDNLDEIYPTTTNYVFTHEPNLHIAGFNFVSGSVVDFIKQQDTAKNIWIVGGNTLLAPLLEKDLVDVLKIQVAPVLLGDGIPLFTKSDSLQRFELEDVTKYGPFAALTYHKSV, encoded by the coding sequence ATGTGTGTATTTTTTTATGGCTGTATATCATTGGACGGTTATTTGGCAGACAAAAATCATCAGTTAGATTGGCTGTATCAGACAGGATCAGTCGAAGTCACTGACTATGACGTTTTTTATAACCAAATGGACATTGTCATCATGGGCAAGAAAACGTTTAATGCCATTAAGGATTTAGATAATCTAGATGAAATTTACCCGACAACGACAAACTATGTGTTCACACATGAGCCAAATTTGCATATAGCAGGGTTTAACTTTGTCTCGGGATCAGTAGTCGACTTTATTAAGCAGCAAGATACTGCTAAAAATATCTGGATTGTTGGTGGGAATACACTTTTGGCCCCACTTTTAGAGAAGGATTTAGTAGACGTGCTGAAGATTCAAGTTGCCCCAGTCTTACTGGGAGATGGCATTCCACTTTTCACAAAGAGCGACAGCTTACAAAGATTTGAACTAGAGGACGTGACTAAATATGGGCCGTTTGCTGCATTGACCTATCATAAGTCTGTCTGA
- a CDS encoding DUF1912 family protein, protein MTNEQKFITEFEAWVTSQVAINELAMTASQKVVDEDGDDRAREAVIRYESRLDAYGFLLGKFDNFKAGKSFHDLPDGLFDQIKY, encoded by the coding sequence ATGACAAATGAACAAAAATTTATAACAGAGTTTGAAGCATGGGTGACTAGTCAAGTTGCCATTAATGAGTTAGCGATGACAGCAAGTCAAAAAGTTGTCGATGAGGATGGGGATGACCGTGCTAGAGAAGCGGTCATTCGCTATGAGAGCCGCTTAGACGCCTATGGTTTTCTGCTAGGGAAATTTGATAACTTCAAGGCTGGTAAATCATTCCACGATTTACCAGATGGCCTATTTGATCAAATCAAGTATTAA
- a CDS encoding GNAT family N-acetyltransferase encodes MIEKAKQGDLLAIIEVIESARAFLKAQGLDQWQTSAYPSSSDVLSDIEKGVGYVLRHDGVLAGYAAVITGFEPAYDQLKGAWLNHNRDYVTVHRLAISSQVRGQSLGQKLFTDVFETFARYTDFRVDTHPDNQIMQHILTKLGFEARGTVMYEGERVAYQKLITKVSDNR; translated from the coding sequence ATGATAGAAAAAGCAAAGCAAGGAGATTTATTGGCAATCATCGAAGTGATTGAAAGTGCGCGTGCGTTCTTAAAAGCACAAGGCCTTGATCAATGGCAAACGAGTGCCTATCCGTCATCTAGTGATGTCCTGTCTGATATCGAAAAAGGTGTTGGTTATGTCTTGAGGCATGATGGCGTTCTTGCAGGCTATGCAGCAGTTATCACGGGTTTTGAACCAGCCTATGATCAGCTCAAGGGTGCTTGGTTAAATCATAACCGAGACTACGTGACGGTACATCGGCTAGCTATTTCAAGCCAGGTTCGAGGTCAATCGTTAGGGCAAAAGCTGTTTACCGATGTTTTTGAGACATTTGCTAGGTATACAGATTTTCGCGTTGATACACATCCAGATAATCAGATTATGCAACATATTTTGACCAAACTAGGGTTTGAAGCCCGTGGTACCGTCATGTATGAAGGGGAACGCGTTGCCTATCAAAAGTTAATAACCAAGGTATCTGATAACAGATAA
- the rlmD gene encoding 23S rRNA (uracil(1939)-C(5))-methyltransferase RlmD codes for MTLKIKQKIPLKIKKIGINGEGVGNFKGMTVFVAGALKGEEVYAEIIKSEPNYATAKVLKLNKKSPHRVVPVCDIYKQCGGCQIMHLAYPQQLLFKQDLLRQALQKFKPAGYEAYEVRKTIGMKNPQHYRAKMQFQTRFLGEKVRAGLFAESSHRLVEIKNCFVQDETTQAIINEITELLTFHRIPIYNERQFDGVRTVMVRRAHKTGQVQIIFISSAPVELTRTITSLTEKFPEIRTIALNINVKKTSEIYGGETEILWGERAILEGVLDYSFELSPRAFYQLNPEQTNVLYREAVKAMDAGPDDDLIDAYSGTGTIGRAFLGKVRSIRGMDVIAESIDDARINVPDGMYEVGTAETVIPKWVADGFEATALIVDPPRTGLDDKLLDTIVATRPEKMVYVSCNVSTLARDLVKLASVYDIKYIQSVDMFPHTARTEAVVKLVRK; via the coding sequence ATGACTCTCAAAATTAAGCAAAAAATTCCACTGAAAATAAAAAAAATCGGTATCAATGGCGAAGGTGTCGGGAACTTTAAAGGGATGACAGTTTTTGTCGCTGGTGCACTTAAAGGTGAAGAGGTTTACGCCGAAATTATCAAAAGTGAGCCAAATTATGCGACAGCAAAAGTCCTTAAATTAAATAAAAAGTCCCCACATCGTGTTGTCCCTGTATGTGATATTTATAAGCAATGTGGCGGCTGTCAAATCATGCATTTGGCTTATCCGCAACAGTTATTGTTCAAGCAAGATTTGTTAAGGCAGGCCTTGCAAAAGTTTAAGCCAGCAGGCTATGAAGCCTATGAGGTTCGCAAGACCATAGGAATGAAAAATCCGCAACATTATCGGGCAAAAATGCAATTCCAAACCCGATTTCTAGGCGAGAAAGTCAGAGCTGGTCTTTTTGCTGAAAGTTCTCATCGGCTTGTTGAAATCAAAAATTGTTTTGTACAGGATGAGACGACACAAGCGATCATTAACGAAATAACTGAACTCTTGACCTTTCATCGGATTCCGATTTATAATGAGCGCCAGTTTGATGGTGTCCGGACAGTGATGGTTCGGCGAGCACATAAGACGGGGCAGGTTCAGATCATTTTCATTTCATCTGCTCCTGTTGAGTTGACACGTACGATTACAAGTTTAACTGAGAAATTTCCAGAGATTAGAACGATTGCCCTAAATATAAACGTCAAGAAAACATCAGAAATTTATGGTGGTGAAACGGAGATTTTGTGGGGAGAGCGTGCGATTTTAGAAGGGGTACTCGACTATAGTTTTGAGCTGAGTCCTCGTGCTTTTTACCAGCTAAACCCAGAACAGACAAATGTGCTGTATCGTGAAGCAGTCAAAGCCATGGATGCAGGGCCGGATGATGATTTGATCGATGCCTATTCTGGTACAGGAACGATTGGCCGTGCTTTCTTAGGCAAAGTGCGCAGTATTCGTGGCATGGATGTGATTGCAGAATCGATAGACGATGCAAGAATTAATGTGCCTGACGGGATGTATGAGGTGGGAACAGCTGAGACAGTTATCCCTAAATGGGTAGCTGACGGCTTTGAAGCAACAGCGCTGATTGTTGATCCACCACGGACTGGATTAGACGATAAGTTATTGGATACGATCGTTGCGACTAGACCTGAAAAAATGGTTTATGTCTCTTGTAATGTGTCAACTTTGGCGCGTGACTTGGTCAAGTTAGCATCTGTCTATGATATTAAGTATATCCAGTCAGTGGATATGTTTCCGCATACAGCTAGAACAGAAGCAGTTGTCAAGTTGGTGCGCAAATGA